The following coding sequences lie in one Pogoniulus pusillus isolate bPogPus1 chromosome 29, bPogPus1.pri, whole genome shotgun sequence genomic window:
- the STMN3 gene encoding stathmin-3: protein MASTVSAYKEKMKELSLLSLICSCFHTQPHPNTIYQYGDMEVKQLDKRASGQSFEVILKSPSDLSPESPILSSPPKKKDLSLEELQRRLEAAEERRKTQEAQVLKQLAEKREHEREVLHKALEENNNFSRLAEEKLNYKMELSREIREAHLAALRERLREKELHAAEVRRNKEQREEISG, encoded by the exons cctacaaggagaaaatgaaggagctgtctctgctctccctcatctgctcctgcttccacacccagccccaccctaACACCATCTACCAGTATGGAG ATATGGAGGTGAAGCAGCTGGATAAGAGGGCATCAGGCCAGAGCTTTGAAGTGATCCTGAAGTCCCCTTCAGATTTGTCTCCTGAGAGCCCcatcctttcctccccccccaagaAGAAGgacctgtccctggaggagctgcagaggaggctggaggctgcagaagagaggaggaag ACTCAGGAGGCCCAGGTGCTGAAGCAGCTGGCTGAGAAGAGGGAACATGAACGGGAAGTGCTGCACAAGGCGCTGGAGGAGAACAACAACTTCAGCCGCCTGGCCGAGGAGAAGCTCAACTACAagatggagctgagcagggagatCCGTGAAGCACATCTGGCTGCCTTGAGGGAGAGGCTCCGTGAGAAG gagctgcacgCAGCCGAGGTGCGCAGGAACAAGGAGCAGCGAGAGGAGATCTCTGGCTAA
- the GMEB2 gene encoding glucocorticoid modulatory element-binding protein 2: MATPDVSVHMEEVVVVTTPDGAVDGGGVEEVKTVLVTTNLSQHGGDINEDTLETENAAAAAAAAFTASTHLKEAVLVKMAEDEDSLEAEIVYPITCGDSKANLIWRKFVCPGINVKCVQFDDHLISPKEFVHLAGKSTLKDWKRAIRMNGIMLRKIMDSGELDFYQHTKVCSNTCRSTKIDLTGARVSLSSQTSTEYIPLTPAPADVNGSPATITIETCEDASDWCTTVGDDTFAFWRGLKDMGLLEEVIQEFHQELLETMKGLQQRAQDPPLQLGDAVLLNNVVQNFGMLDLVKKVLASHKCQMDRSREQYTRDLAALEQQCDEHRKRAKELKHKSQHLNNVLMTLTPVTVPTPLKRPRLTRATSGPAAITSQVLSQPAQLAVPPGVPVSQLTNLPLGKVVSTLPPSVLGKSPSQPPAASSSPASSPLLGGYTVLASAGSSFPGTVEIHPDASNLTVLSTAAVQDGSTVVKVVSPFQLLTLPGLGTAIQNVTQVAPCGSTVLTVPAGAAEPSGGDEQSAAGAVEVAAVAEEGEQK; this comes from the exons atggccactccgGACGTCAGCGTTCAcatggaggaggtggtggtggtgacaacacctgatggagcagtggatggaggtGGTGTGGAGGAGGTGAAGACAGTGCTGGTCACCACCAACCTCTCCCAGCACGG tggtgacATAAATGAAGACACTCTGGAGACAGaaaatgcagctgctgcagctgctgctgccttcacagcctCCACCCATCTGAAGGAAGCAGTCCTAG TGAAgatggctgaagatgaggacaGTTTGGAGGCAGAGATTGTCTACCCCATCACCTGTGGGGACAGCAAAGCCAACCTCATCTGGAGGAAGTTTGTGTGCCCTGGGATCAATGTGAAGTGTGTGCAG TTTGATGACCACCTGATCAGCCCCAAGGAGTTTGTGCACTTGGCAGGCAAGTCGACCCTGAAGGACTGGAAGCGAGCGATCCGCATGAACGGCATCATGCTGCG GAAGATCATGGACTCGGGGGAGTTGGACTTCTACCAGCACACAAAGGTCTGCTCCaacacctgcaggagcaccaaAATCGACCTGACTGGAGCCAGAGTGTCCCTGAGCAGTCAGACCTCGACCGAGTACATCCCCCTGACGCCCGCGCCCGCTGATG TGAATGGATCCCCAGCCACCATCACCATAGAAACCTGTGAGGATGCCAGCGATTGGTGCACCACCGTTGGAG ATGACACCTTTGCTTTCTGGAGAGGCCTGAAGGACATGGGACTCCTGGAAGAGGTAATCCAGGAGTtccaccaggagctgctggagaccaTGAAGGGCTTGCAGCAGCGAGCGCAGGATCCTCCGCTGCAGCTTGGTG ATGCTGTTTTACTCAACAATGTAGTCCAGAACTTTGGGATGCTGGATCTGGTGAAGAAGGTGCTGGCCAGCCACAAGTGCCAGATGGATCGCTCCCGGGAGCAGTACACGAGGGACCTGGCAG CGCTGGAGCAGCAGTGTGATGAGCACCGCAAGCGAGCCAAGGAGCTGAAGCACAaatcccagcacctcaacaacgtCCTGATGACCCTCACGCCTGTCACTGTCCCCACACCTTTGAAACGCCCCAGGCTGACCAGGGCCACCTCTGGACCAGCTGCCATCACCTCCCAAGTGCTGTCGCAGCCGGCCCAGCTGGCCGTGCCCCCCGGCGTGCCAGTCTCCCAGCTCACCAACCTCCCTCTCGGCAAAGTGGTCTCGACCCTGCCCCCCTCGGTGCTGGGCAAGAGCCCATCTCAACCTCCGGccgccagcagctccccagcctcctccccgCTGCTGGGAGGCTACACGGTACTGGCCtctgctggctccagcttccCCGGGACAGTGGAGATCCACCCGGACGCTTCCAACCTGACGGTGCTGAGCACGGCGGCGGTGCAGGACGGCAGCACGGTGGTGAAGGTGGTGAGCCCCTTCCAGCTGCTGACGCTGCCGGGACTGGGCACGGCCATCCAGAACGTGACACAAGTGGCTCCGTGCGGGAGCACGGTGCTGACCGTCCCGGCCGGCGCCGCCGAGCCCAGCGGCGGGGACGAGCAGAGCGCTGCCGGCGCCGTCGAGGTGGCTGCGGTGGCcgaggagggggagcagaagtGA